In one Sphingobium indicum B90A genomic region, the following are encoded:
- the ccmC gene encoding heme ABC transporter permease CcmC produces MHRFANPARFLKFARPLTAWLFWPGLILLLAGAGCGLFVTPADYLQGDTVRILYIHVPAAWLGMGGWTGIAVAALMQLVWRHPLAAVAGRAVAMPGAFFTAICLITGSIWGRPTWGTWWEWDGRMTSMLVLFFLYLGYIALANASARQGNGGVSPVTAIFGLVGAINIPIINRSVLWWNSLHQGPSITLRGSSIDAALLWPLGFTLVGFTLLFAAIVLMRMRAILARNRIEARMQRLARG; encoded by the coding sequence ATGCATCGTTTCGCCAATCCCGCACGCTTCCTCAAATTTGCCCGGCCGTTGACCGCCTGGTTGTTCTGGCCGGGGTTGATCCTGCTGCTCGCCGGCGCGGGCTGCGGCCTGTTCGTGACGCCGGCGGATTATCTTCAGGGCGATACGGTGCGCATCCTCTACATCCACGTGCCCGCCGCCTGGCTGGGCATGGGGGGATGGACCGGCATCGCCGTGGCTGCCCTCATGCAGCTTGTCTGGCGCCATCCGCTGGCCGCCGTCGCGGGACGGGCCGTCGCCATGCCGGGCGCTTTCTTCACGGCGATCTGCCTCATCACCGGATCGATCTGGGGACGGCCGACCTGGGGAACCTGGTGGGAATGGGACGGGCGCATGACATCCATGCTGGTCCTGTTCTTCCTCTATCTGGGCTACATCGCGCTCGCCAATGCCAGCGCGCGGCAGGGTAATGGCGGGGTCAGCCCCGTGACCGCCATTTTCGGGCTGGTCGGCGCGATCAACATCCCGATCATCAACCGCTCCGTCCTGTGGTGGAACAGCCTGCATCAGGGGCCCAGCATCACGCTGCGCGGGTCGAGCATCGATGCGGCGCTGCTTTGGCCGCTGGGTTTCACGCTGGTCGGATTTACCTTGCTTTTCGCCGCGATCGTGCTGATGCGCATGCGCGCCATATTGGCGCGGAACAGGATCGAAGCGCGCATGCAAAGGCTGGCGCGGGGGTGA
- the ccmE gene encoding cytochrome c maturation protein CcmE, translating into MKAKHQRLILAVAALAALIGAGLLAASALKDEAAYFYAPNDVKTKGVEPGKAIRLGGMVVKGSLKRAGDGVTVHFDVTDGKATVPANFKGITPDLFREGSGVVAEGAFDAAGTFQATNLLAKHDERYMPRELEGMQYDEKSHKMKADR; encoded by the coding sequence ATGAAGGCGAAGCATCAAAGGCTGATCCTGGCCGTGGCGGCTCTGGCCGCGCTGATCGGCGCGGGATTGCTGGCCGCGTCCGCGCTTAAGGACGAGGCGGCTTATTTCTACGCGCCCAATGACGTGAAGACCAAGGGCGTCGAGCCGGGCAAGGCGATCCGGCTGGGCGGCATGGTGGTCAAGGGCAGCCTGAAGCGCGCCGGCGACGGCGTCACGGTCCATTTCGACGTCACCGACGGCAAGGCGACCGTTCCGGCGAACTTCAAGGGCATCACGCCGGACCTGTTCCGCGAAGGCTCCGGCGTCGTCGCGGAGGGGGCCTTCGACGCCGCGGGCACCTTCCAGGCGACCAATTTGCTGGCCAAGCATGACGAGCGCTACATGCCGCGTGAGTTGGAGGGCATGCAATATGACGAGAAAAGCCACAAGATGAAGGCCGATCGGTGA
- a CDS encoding heme lyase CcmF/NrfE family subunit, which translates to MIAEAGLAALWLAASLALLQLALAAIGLAGGKSELLGAVRPVAVAQGVLTALAFALLIALFLRSDMSVLLVAANSHSMKPWLYKFAGTWGNHEGSMLLWVTVMGVAGAAVALFERALRRETHMATLGGQAAISLGFYAFLLFASNPFARIDPPAADGQGLNPLLQDPGLAFHPPTLYLGYVGLSVAFSFAVGALLTRQVDAAFARAMRPWVLGAWILLTLGITAGSYWAYYELGWGGWWFWDPVENASLMPWLAATALLHSVTVLATRDALRAWTVMLAVVAFSMSMVGTFLVRSGILTSVHAFAVDPERGTFILALLGIYIGGALALFGWRVGAVREGAPFELVSRETMLVVNNLLLSVILGLVLIGTLYPLLTEAFGHKVSVGAPYFDRIAGPIALALMIVMVLGPLTRWRRDRMREVARRVAVPAVVAGLVFLALAALAWGRIGILPFLGLVIALAVAVGSVAPLWRRNLRRTPLFTWGMVIAHLGCAVSLAGMACDSAFTVEKLVAARPGDTVETAGWTLRFKQILPMAGDNWTALQADMEASRDGGEPVLIHPQSRFFASPPTTTTEAALLTRWNGQLYVVLGQEADEGRWQLRIWWKPFVTLIWLGGFLIALGGALALVGRERRGWLLKWRARRALEAAA; encoded by the coding sequence ATGATCGCTGAAGCGGGCTTGGCCGCATTATGGCTCGCCGCGTCGCTGGCGTTGCTTCAATTGGCCTTGGCGGCGATTGGGCTGGCGGGAGGAAAGAGCGAACTGCTCGGCGCCGTGCGGCCTGTCGCGGTGGCGCAAGGGGTGCTGACGGCGCTGGCCTTCGCGCTGCTGATCGCGCTGTTCCTGCGATCCGACATGTCGGTCCTGCTGGTCGCCGCCAACAGCCACTCCATGAAGCCCTGGCTCTACAAATTCGCCGGAACCTGGGGCAATCATGAGGGGTCGATGTTGCTTTGGGTCACCGTCATGGGCGTGGCGGGGGCCGCCGTCGCCCTGTTCGAAAGGGCCTTGCGGCGCGAGACGCATATGGCGACCCTTGGGGGGCAGGCGGCGATCAGCCTCGGCTTCTATGCCTTCCTGCTTTTCGCCTCCAACCCCTTTGCGCGGATCGATCCTCCGGCAGCGGACGGGCAGGGGCTTAACCCGCTGTTGCAGGATCCCGGTCTCGCCTTCCATCCGCCGACGCTTTACCTCGGCTATGTCGGCCTGTCCGTCGCCTTTTCCTTTGCCGTGGGCGCGCTGCTGACCCGGCAGGTCGACGCGGCCTTTGCCCGCGCCATGCGGCCCTGGGTATTGGGGGCGTGGATATTGCTGACGCTCGGCATCACGGCGGGCAGCTATTGGGCCTATTATGAACTGGGCTGGGGCGGCTGGTGGTTCTGGGATCCGGTGGAAAACGCCTCGCTCATGCCTTGGCTGGCGGCGACGGCGCTGCTGCACAGCGTGACGGTGCTGGCGACCCGCGACGCCCTGCGCGCCTGGACGGTGATGCTGGCGGTGGTCGCCTTCTCCATGTCGATGGTCGGCACTTTTCTGGTCCGGTCGGGCATCCTGACCAGCGTCCACGCTTTTGCCGTCGATCCGGAGCGAGGAACCTTCATCCTGGCGCTGCTCGGCATCTATATCGGCGGGGCGCTGGCGCTGTTCGGCTGGCGGGTGGGCGCGGTCCGCGAAGGCGCGCCGTTCGAACTGGTCAGCCGGGAAACCATGCTGGTCGTCAACAACCTGCTGCTGTCCGTGATATTGGGCCTGGTGCTGATCGGCACGCTCTATCCGCTGTTGACCGAAGCGTTCGGGCACAAGGTGTCGGTAGGCGCCCCTTATTTCGACCGCATCGCCGGACCCATTGCGCTGGCATTGATGATCGTCATGGTCCTGGGGCCGCTCACCCGCTGGCGGCGCGACCGGATGCGGGAGGTGGCTCGGCGCGTGGCTGTCCCGGCGGTCGTGGCGGGATTGGTCTTTCTTGCCCTGGCGGCATTGGCCTGGGGACGGATCGGCATATTGCCCTTCCTTGGGCTGGTGATCGCCCTGGCGGTCGCGGTAGGGAGCGTGGCGCCCCTCTGGAGGCGCAACCTGCGCCGGACGCCTCTCTTCACCTGGGGCATGGTGATCGCCCATCTGGGCTGCGCGGTCAGCCTGGCGGGCATGGCCTGCGATTCGGCCTTCACGGTGGAGAAGCTGGTGGCCGCCCGCCCCGGCGACACGGTGGAGACGGCGGGCTGGACGCTTCGGTTCAAGCAGATCCTGCCGATGGCGGGCGATAACTGGACCGCGCTCCAGGCCGACATGGAAGCCAGCCGGGATGGCGGCGAGCCGGTCCTGATCCATCCGCAGTCGCGCTTCTTTGCTTCTCCGCCGACCACGACGACGGAGGCCGCCCTGCTGACGCGCTGGAACGGCCAGCTTTACGTGGTGCTGGGGCAGGAAGCGGATGAAGGCCGATGGCAGCTCCGCATCTGGTGGAAGCCCTTTGTGACGTTGATCTGGCTGGGCGGTTTCCTGATCGCCCTGGGCGGCGCGCTGGCGCTGGTCGGGCGCGAACGGCGCGGATGGCTGCTCAAATGGCGGGCGCGCAGGGCCTTGGAGGCCGCTGCATGA